ACGTTCCCCCGGATGTCCAGCATGAGCGAGAGCGAGCCGCTCGCGGCGGCGTCGAGCTCGGCCAGGATCTGGTTCATCTTGCTCGTCACCTTGGCGCGCGCCTCGATGCACTCGGGCGGCGTCCGCCGGGTGGGCGTCACCGACACGCGCACGCCCTTCTCGTACTTCTCGGGGATGTCATCGAGGGGCGCCGGCCGGTGGAAGATGAACACCGTCGCCTTGCGGGGGGCGCCCGCGGCCATCGAGGGGGTATCCTCCCCGCGGGTCACCCAGTGGCCCACCCGGCAGAGGCCCTCCGGGTCGATGCGGCAGAGATTCGTCTCGTGGAGCGCCAGGGTGGCCTCGCGCATCTCCCGCTGGCTCAGGCCGGGGTCCACCCGGATGTAGCGCAGCGAGCGGTAGAGCCGGTCGATGTGGTCGTCCAGCCGGTAGAGCTTGTGCCCGAAGCAGGGGGTGATCTCGTACACCCCGTCCCCCCAGAGGAAGCCCCGGTCGAAGGGCGAAACCCGCGCCAGGCCCTCCTCGACGATCTCTCCGTTCAGGTAGGCAAAGCGATCCCCCGGCATCCGGCCTCTCCGTCCCCGCGTCGCGAGGCAAAAGAATGGCGGCGCCGCCTATTTTCGCAGGTGGCACCGCGGAATGGACTCCTCGTCCTTTCCCGGGATCATACATGGAACCGCCGCGCGCGGAAAGGGGGGAATCACCCCCGGCGCAAACGTCCGTAGGGACGGGTTTCAAACCCGCCCCTACACGAAAAACCGCATCATCCCATCCGTAGGGGCGAGGCATGCCTCGCCCCTACATTGCCCGCCGGCCGGCTGCCTCCGTAGGGGCGGCCCCCCGTGGCCGCCCCTTTTGGGTGTGGGGCAGGCACGGGGGCCTGCCCCTACGGGTTCTTATCCCGTCCGCGATTTCCCTTTAGGCTGGCCTTGTCTTTCTTCCCCGGCCGCCCCCACCCCCCGCCGCCCGGGGTCTCGATCCGGATGACGTCCCCGGCCCGGGCCTCGACCCGCGCCTTACCCGGAAGGCGGATGGCCTTCCCGCCCCGGAGGAGGCTGTTGCGCCCCGTCGCCCCGGGCCGGCCACCCT
The Candidatus Tectomicrobia bacterium genome window above contains:
- a CDS encoding aminotransferase class IV, with translation MPGDRFAYLNGEIVEEGLARVSPFDRGFLWGDGVYEITPCFGHKLYRLDDHIDRLYRSLRYIRVDPGLSQREMREATLALHETNLCRIDPEGLCRVGHWVTRGEDTPSMAAGAPRKATVFIFHRPAPLDDIPEKYEKGVRVSVTPTRRTPPECIEARAKVTSKMNQILAELDAAASGSLSLMLDIRGNVAENSSANFFMVRDGALWTPPERNILEGVTRKAVFELAARLGIPCEERDFTLYDLAQAEEFFLTSSAICALPVREVDSFRPKAPVPGPITRRLIDAFAGETGFDFRVRRASPGAPGRPDAAGIAAKPAAV